The DNA region CGATCACGTCGTGTTTTTCTCTCAACGTCAGCAACCTTCGGCGCGCGTGATCGCCGACACATTTGGCATTGGCGATCAAGTCGGCCTCTTGTAACTCCTCCAGCACCGCCATCGCCGCCGCGCAGGATACGGGATTTCCGCCAAAGGTGTTGAAATACCGATACCCCTCTCGGAACGTGGCAATCAGGTCGCTGTTGGCCACCACGCCACCCACAGGGTGACCGTTGGCCATCGGCTTACCGAGCGTCATGATATCCGGCACGACGCCCATCTTCTCATGGGCCCACATATGCGTGCCCGTGCGGCCAAAGCCAGATTGCACCTCATCGCAGATCAGCAACCCACCCGCTTTGCGCACCACGTCAGCCGTGGGTTTCAGCCATCCATCGGGGTGATCGGGGAAGCCTTCGTTCAGCATGTAGGGGCATATGATGAGAGCGGCAAAACCCGTACCATCCTCTTCCCACGCGGCGATTTGATGGGCCACGCTGGCGGCAAAGATCTGACCATCATGGTCCGGCGTGCGGTAGCTGTCGGGGGCGTCGACAAAGCGGACATATTGGCCAAGACCAAAGCCCACCGCCGGCACGTTGGAGCGGCTCAACTGGCTCACGAGCGCTGTATTGCCATGATATGTGGCGTCCGTTGCGATGATCCCGCGTTTGCCGGTCACAGCCTCTGCCGTGCGCAGCGCGATGTCGTTGGCCTCGGACCCGGTGCAGGTCAGGATCGCGGTGTTCAGGGATGGGGCCATGGTTGCCGTCAACGCCTCAACATAGTCTAGAATGCCGTCGTGGAGGTATCGTGTGTGGGTATTGAGCGTACTGGCCTGCTGGCAGATCGCGTCAACCACGCGCGGATTGCAATGGCCCACATGCGGGACATTGTTGTAACAATCCAGATACTTGCGCCCCTCCGCTTCCCAAAGCCAAACGCCATCGCCCTTCACGATATGCACAGGGTCATTATAGAAAGTCGAAACGTTTGGCCCAAGAAGCCGAGCGCGATCCGACAAAAGTTGTTGCTGCGTGCGTGCCATAGGGCGCCCATTTAATTGCTATGTTAACTAATAGCGTGACAGTTGCGCCGTGCATAGCAGAAACTAGGGTGCTGATCGCGTTGCAAGCGGCGGCTTTGTCTATTCGATGGCCTGTTCTGCTCTTTGACCGTTGGGGTTCGTCCGTGGCAATCGCAACGCTTTTTGGTTGTTGGGAAAAGTGACCTAGTCCGGCGCGTTCCAGCGGGCCTAAAAACGCCTAAAATGCGCTGGTATTGTCGGGACTCGGATCCCAGCAAAGACGACGGGCTCACGACTGAAAACCGCGACCACTGGAGCAGTCTACCCGATTTTTTCAAAGACAACAGATGGGGTTGACTATGCCGCCTCTCTGGA from Jannaschia sp. CCS1 includes:
- a CDS encoding aspartate aminotransferase family protein, whose amino-acid sequence is MARTQQQLLSDRARLLGPNVSTFYNDPVHIVKGDGVWLWEAEGRKYLDCYNNVPHVGHCNPRVVDAICQQASTLNTHTRYLHDGILDYVEALTATMAPSLNTAILTCTGSEANDIALRTAEAVTGKRGIIATDATYHGNTALVSQLSRSNVPAVGFGLGQYVRFVDAPDSYRTPDHDGQIFAASVAHQIAAWEEDGTGFAALIICPYMLNEGFPDHPDGWLKPTADVVRKAGGLLICDEVQSGFGRTGTHMWAHEKMGVVPDIMTLGKPMANGHPVGGVVANSDLIATFREGYRYFNTFGGNPVSCAAAMAVLEELQEADLIANAKCVGDHARRRLLTLREKHDVIGDVRGSGLIFGAELVLDRTSKAPASGYTDQIINEMRHRGILHSKLGRHKNTLKIRPPMPFSVEHVDLLLDTLDEVLSHVPLSP